The DNA window CGTGGTCCCCCTCCGCTGAGCCTGTCTCTGCTTGGCCTGATGCAGGATTCGCTTATTTGGACTCGACCCGTCCGAGCGGTTTGGCGGCGCCCGTCAGCGCGCTTTGCGCTTCCTGCCAAGCGGAGTCTCCGGGGTAGAGCGCGGTGCGGAGGTAGGCCCAGGTGAGGCGCTGGACGGCAGCCACTCGCTCGGGGTTCTCGTCCGTGGTCTCGGCAACGTCGTATCCCGAGATTCCACCGAGCCCGTGCCCTGCGTCGAACAGGGTGACCAGGGACTTGGGGCTTGGGCCAAGGAGGTATGGATCGGCGTGCCAGCCGGGGCCCGCGACCGTCAGGTGAGGAGAGTCGTCCTTGTCGCCGGCGACCACGAGCGTGGGCGCCGTCATCTGGGAGAAGTCGATGGTCGAGAAGAAGGGGTAGTTCTCGGCGGCGAACTTGCTGAGGGCGTCGCCTCTGCCGGGCGCGGCGAGCAGCACGCCCGCCTTGATCCGGGGCTCGGTGAAGTTCACTTCCGTTCCGTCGTGAAGCTCCTTGTGCCGCGCGCCCAGCAGCATGCTCGCGGTGTGCCCACCCAGCGAGTGCCCGATGACGGCCACCTTGCTCCGGTCCAAGCGTCCGGCGAGCGCAGTGACGGCACGCTCGATCGCGTCGAGCTGGTCGAGGATGCGCTTCATGTCCTCGGCCCGCGAACGCCAGTACAGCGGCGCATCGGGGTGCTCAGGGCTGAGGGTGAGCGTCTTTGAATCGAGATGGGTGGGCTGAATCACGGCGAAGCCGTGTGCTGCCAGGGAGTTGGCGAGTGGGGCGTAGCCGTTCAATGAGGAGAGGTGGTTGGAGCGGCCGTGGCCGTGCGAGATCAAGACGATGGGCAGTTCGCCTCCAGTCACGGGCGCGGAGACTCGCACCTGGAGATCGACGGCGCGGCCGGGAGCAGGCAGCACGACAGGGCTGATTGAGAAGACCGGCGTGGGTGCGCTGGGGATTGAGGCTGCGGGAGTCGGCTTGCGCATGATGATTTCCTTCCGTGGGCTCGGCCCCGCGAAAAGGTCCGGAGACGAGAGCGCGGAATATGAGGCGCGGCGCGCTCCGCGTATTGGAAGGACCGGACATTTCATCGTGCCTTCCGCGCCGCCTTGAACGGCCGAGGTGGACGCGCGAGGATGCGAGGGTGCCGCGAACGATGGACTCCGCCGCCTTGACGTTCTCGCTCCCCCGCTTCGTCGAGGACGTGCGCGGTGTCGTGCCAGTCGCTGGGCGCGCATGTCACGAACGGCTGCCCGACGGAAGAACGACCCTTGTCTTTCGAGTCATCGAGGAGGGCCGCAAAGGGGATCTGTGCGTCGCGGGCCCGCGAACGCGGGCGCTGTTCAAGAGCTCTCCCGGTGTCGCGCGGGCGGTCATCCTTCAGTTCAAGCCAGGCTGGTCGGTGCCGCTCCTGGGCGTGGCAGCGAGCGCGCTGACGGACCAGATCGTCCCGCTGGAAGACCTCTGGGGCCGTCCGGGCGGAGACCTCTGCCACGAACTCCTTGCGGCGCGGAGCCTGCCGGAGATGCTTGAGCGAATCTCCTACGCGATCGCCCTTCGTCCCCACCCGGCATTCGAACCCGCATCGGCACGGCTTGCTCGCCGCGCGGTTCGCTTGCTCGAAGGCGATGAGGTTCGGGTGGAGAGCGTGGCGGAGCGGCTTGGCGTCACGGCGCGGCATCTTCGCCGCGCCTTCACGGAGAGCATCGGCATTGGGCCGAAGGATTTCGCGCGGGCCGCTCGCCTGCAGCGTGCCGTGGGGATGGTGGCGACCTCGAAGGACTGGGGACACATCGCCGCATCCGCGGGCTATTACGACCAGGCGCACCTCATTGGCGACTTCCGGGAGCTCGTCGGACTCACACCGGGCGCCTTCCTGAAGCGAGCGGGCGATCGGGGCGCCTCGGACTTAAAGGTGCGTCGCTCGAACTCAGGTATTTAAAATGGCCATGTCACACGCGGGGCCAGTTGCGTCGTCCTGGAGATGGAAGGGCACTTCGCCCCCCAGAACCAGGACCTACCCATGAAGCCCAGGATGAATGCTTTCGCGGTCGCGCCGGACGCCCTCAATCTCATGGTGGATTTCAGCAAGAAGGTGGAGGCCCTGGGGCTGGAGCTGAGCCTCCTCGAGCTCGTCAAGATCCGCTCGTCCCAGATCAATGGCTGCGCCTTCTGCATCCACATGCACACCCGCGACGCCCGCGCACATGGGGAAACCGAGGAGCGCATCTACCTTCTGGACGGCTGGCGTGAGTCGCCGCTGTACACCGAGCGCGAGCGCGCGGCCCTGGGCTGGACCGAGGCCCTGACGCTCATCTCCACGACCCATGCCCCGGATGAGGACTACGCTGCGCTCAAACCGCACTTCACCGAAGAGGAGATCGTGAAGCTGACCCTCATGATTGGCGTCATCAACACCGCGAACCGCCTCGTCCTCGGCTTCCGGATCATCCACCCGGTGAGCTCTCGCAGTGAAGCCGCCTGATTCAGATCCCGCGGATGTCTTCGACCCGCTCCGCCCCCGGCTGCTCCGCATCGCGTACCGGATGCTGGGCATCGTTGCAGAGGCGGAGGACGTGGTGCAGGAGGCGTATCTCCGTTGGCACCAAA is part of the Stigmatella aurantiaca genome and encodes:
- a CDS encoding carboxymuconolactone decarboxylase family protein; amino-acid sequence: MKPRMNAFAVAPDALNLMVDFSKKVEALGLELSLLELVKIRSSQINGCAFCIHMHTRDARAHGETEERIYLLDGWRESPLYTERERAALGWTEALTLISTTHAPDEDYAALKPHFTEEEIVKLTLMIGVINTANRLVLGFRIIHPVSSRSEAA
- a CDS encoding helix-turn-helix domain-containing protein: MTFSLPRFVEDVRGVVPVAGRACHERLPDGRTTLVFRVIEEGRKGDLCVAGPRTRALFKSSPGVARAVILQFKPGWSVPLLGVAASALTDQIVPLEDLWGRPGGDLCHELLAARSLPEMLERISYAIALRPHPAFEPASARLARRAVRLLEGDEVRVESVAERLGVTARHLRRAFTESIGIGPKDFARAARLQRAVGMVATSKDWGHIAASAGYYDQAHLIGDFRELVGLTPGAFLKRAGDRGASDLKVRRSNSGI
- a CDS encoding alpha/beta hydrolase family protein, translated to MRKPTPAASIPSAPTPVFSISPVVLPAPGRAVDLQVRVSAPVTGGELPIVLISHGHGRSNHLSSLNGYAPLANSLAAHGFAVIQPTHLDSKTLTLSPEHPDAPLYWRSRAEDMKRILDQLDAIERAVTALAGRLDRSKVAVIGHSLGGHTASMLLGARHKELHDGTEVNFTEPRIKAGVLLAAPGRGDALSKFAAENYPFFSTIDFSQMTAPTLVVAGDKDDSPHLTVAGPGWHADPYLLGPSPKSLVTLFDAGHGLGGISGYDVAETTDENPERVAAVQRLTWAYLRTALYPGDSAWQEAQSALTGAAKPLGRVESK